The following are from one region of the Salvia hispanica cultivar TCC Black 2014 chromosome 1, UniMelb_Shisp_WGS_1.0, whole genome shotgun sequence genome:
- the LOC125202699 gene encoding uncharacterized protein LOC125202699, which yields MEMDLGNNMVLKVGLFVVVQALVYIILSQSSNVFSKTPRSHSFKSVRSLSIRRWAAALADIPAGGEQPSPPKKPLI from the coding sequence ATGGAGATGGATTTAGGAAATAACATGGTGTTGAAAGTGGGGCTATTCGTTGTGGTGCAAGCCTTAGTTTATATCATCCTATCTCAGTCATCCAACGTCTTCTCCAAGACTCCAAGATCCCATTCCTTCAAGTCTGTCCGCTCCCTAAGCATCCGCCGCTGGGCCGCCGCTCTAGCCGACATTCCGGCCGGCGGAGAGCAGCCTTCTCCTCCCAAGAAACCCCTCATTTAG
- the LOC125185743 gene encoding 8-hydroxyquercetin 8-O-methyltransferase-like, which yields MVVDEEVRARAEAWSTAYSYIKSSAIVCAVELALPDILENHGGPMSLSQLSAAANCPEEPLFRLMRFLIFHGIFKKDQSSPLVYYDQTPLSRFFTSDKLGDFFLLQSTPATRSPTGLSAEALRSGSPLYL from the coding sequence ATGGTGGTAGATGAAGAAGTCCGAGCTCGAGCCGAAGCGTGGAGCACTGCCTACAGCTACATCAAGTCGAGTGCCATTGTTTGCGCGGTGGAGCTAGCGCTTCCCGACATCTTGGAAAACCACGGCGGCCCAATGTCGCTCTCTCAgctctccgccgccgccaacTGCCCCGAGGAACCGCTCTTCCGCCTCATGCGCTTCCTCATCTTCCACGGCATCTTCAAGAAAGACCAGTCATCTCCGTTGGTTTACTACGATCAAACGCCGCTTTCGCGCTTTTTCACGAGCGACAAGCTGGGAGATTTCTTCTTGTTGCAGTCGACGCCGGCGACGCGGAGCCCGACCGGCTTGAGCGCCGAGGCCCTGCGGAGCGGAAGCCCTCTTTATCTATAA
- the LOC125212799 gene encoding uncharacterized protein LOC125212799, whose protein sequence is MKLHRLGLGRTWFSCSKCSGLQSALCYHVTRPRLPAVYFDSDIECIECDDSDVELDRSCRPQFSDINKVSGCLDKELEASGFTRKDQDDMEKEGDNLHEGDSEANQNILHQHTSNAPRQSSEMARLSTMIYSSADDNSEKEEEHDDGPELEKRLTKQRQRAIQAARGRTKGITSRNSYKDKGGKSSHNSKIQKQLAAGEINGYCIVLVVKRF, encoded by the exons ATGAAGTTACACAGGCTTG GCCTTGGAAGAACATGGTTTTCCTGTTCCAAATGCAGTGGATTGCAATCGGCATTGTGTTATCATGTCACTCGTCCAAGGTTACCTGCTGT GTACTTTGACAGCGATATTGAGTGCATCGAATGTGATGATTCAGATGTAGAATTAGATAGAAGTTGCCGGCCTCAGTTTTcagacataaataaagtttctgGTTGCCTGGACAAGGAACTTGAAGCAAGTGGTTTCACTAGAAAGGATCAAGATGATATGGAGAAG GAAGGAGATAACTTGCACGAAGGTGATTCAGAAGCCAATCAAAACATTTTGCATCAGCATACTTCCAACGCGCCTAGACAAAGTAGCGAAATGGCCCGGTTGAGCACCATGATATATAGTTCAGCGGACGATAATTctgaaaaagaagaggagCATGATGATGGCCCAGAACTTGAAAAGCGTCTGACCAAGCAACGACAACGTGCCATCCAGGCTGCTCGTGGGAGGACGAAAGGTATAACCTCTAGAAATAGTTACAAGGACAAAGGTGGGAAGTCCTCTCACAATTCAAAGATCCAAAAACAATTGGCAGCTGGTGAGATTAATGGCTATTGTATCGTACTCGTTGTGAAACGATTCTAA